A region from the Pelecanus crispus isolate bPelCri1 chromosome 11, bPelCri1.pri, whole genome shotgun sequence genome encodes:
- the DEXI gene encoding dexamethasone-induced protein → MPAAVSARLDSLESWAFHALLVLPYMFYVGLFFVNVLILYYAFLMEYIVLNVGIVFLPEDMDQALVDLGVLSDPGSVLYETDSELDVFDGYLE, encoded by the coding sequence ATGCCCGCCGCGGTCTCGGCACGTCTGGATTCGCTGGAGTCTTGGGCCTTCCATgcgctgctggtgctgccctaTATGTTTTACGTGGGCTTGTTCTTTGTCAACGTGCTGATCCTGTACTATGCCTTCCTGATGGAGTACATCGTTCTCAATGTAGGCATCGTCTTCCTGCCCGAGGATATGGACCAAGCTCTGGTGGATTTGGGAGTGCTCTCCGACCCCGGCTCCGTGCTCTACGAGACGGACAGCGAGCTGGATGTCTTTGATGGGTACTTGGAGTGA